tgactatttctttctcttcgTAATTTGTGTACAGCAGTAAAGAGATACTGATATTAAGCAAAGATCCTAATCAATGGAGGATTTAGCTGGGCCAAGGCTGTATGGCTGCTACAAGTGCCAGAACCATGTTTGCTGTCATGATGATATTGTCTCCAAAGATTTTCAGGTGAACCATGTTTGATCTCTCTTCATAAACACTATGATGCATTGAAACTCTGCTCTCTGGTGTGTGTTATAATTTACTGCAAAATTGATATTTCAGTTAGTAGAAATCTTTCTTTATCGATTTAATATGTTACATTTTTCCATTGTCGATGTTtaaatgaatttgattttacaATCTGACGTGTTATGTTGTCACACGATCAATGATCAGATAAATTCTTATATAAACGTATGTATATCATTGATTAGTGAATTCTTATTTGCTTTGCTTTGATAGGCAAGCCGGGGCAGAGCGTTTCTGTTCTCCCATGCAATGAATGTGGCTGTAGGGCTTACAGAGGACCGATATCTCATCACAGGCCTGCACGCAGTTGCAGATGTACACTGCTGTGATTGTAAGGAGATGTTGGGCTGGAAATATGTAAAAGCCTATGAGGAATTGCAGAAGTACAAAGAAGGAAAGTTTGTTCTTGAAAAATTTAAGATTGTCAAGGTGAATTGGTAGCGTACTGAAATGGATTGTGGAATtcgtttggtttgatttttcatAAGTTTCTATTCATCATGTACAAAAGAAGTCTATTCAACTGGCTTTGTGGTGTCCTTTGTGAGTAATGATCTTGCAAAAGTAAACAAATGCACGGAGGAACATTTTACTTTATGAGACGGTTTCACATTCGGTTGTCAGACAACATAATATATTAGATATATGACAATATAGAACATAACTCTAATTATGTGTCAAATAATTGATATTAGTTTACCGAACTAAAAAgactaaaaattaaacaatttgaCAATAGAttgtcaaattaaaaaaagaaaacataacatATTAAATATCTTACAGTAGAACGTTACCATATCCCTGAATTAGGTGGTAGTAACCTTTGTGGATTGGAGAAGTTGGTATTGCTGAGGACTTGATACATGAGAAGGtgacaagaagaaaatttggaaGTTCATGCTGCCTCATTGATCAAATGGAGAAGGTGCATTCTTGATCCTTGATGGGGATGGGAATTTGGGCCTTAGCCATTTTCTTGTTGTAGGGCTTCACAAGTTCCTTTTAGATTGTCCATTCTTGTTAACTTTCTCCCTCTTTTTAGGCATTGGTGCATTGTTGTGTAGGTTGTTTGGATGCATACGAAAATAAAGGACTTTCGGTGGATTGATGTTAAGTAAAGGCAAAATATCTATTAACTTGGTCTAATGGAGTAGTTGTTAAAATAAAGTATATTCTAATTAAGTGATCATTGCATTATTACCgacttttttttgtattttcgtCGATATAACGATGAATGATGATTTAACTGGTTCCTATGATACcatttatctttgtttttcttggtcGACATCTCCGTTTGCTATACTTGTCGTGACAAATACTTTCTTgctgaattttattttcattgcccataattttgttatttcgGCCAAGACTTGGGTCAGATGAATGTGACGGGAATATGCATAACTTTCTCAATTATGAGATATAAATTCCAAAAACTAGAAAAGAAGATGtcaatgaaaaaagaatgagatatttagttatatatccATTCTTAGCATTAGTAATATAGATAAACtttacaccatttaatttttataaacaaacctaaaaaatgacagctggctctattgaatttaattttgattattaaattactttaatgaCCTATTAAgtgtttttggatttttttttaatgagattttagggttgggcttgttttaataaattgatggcagttttataatttataggaagtttgaagcatttttgttatattgtaatggggtttgggtgtgtttctaaagtttatTTTATGAGAGTTTTTATATCATTTGGGCTCCCTATATTGTGTATACAGTcccaatctcttggaccataggagtccaagagattgtggtcactcaccattggatattaatccaatgattcaaaaaatttcttaaaatgagtacaaaagtgagtgaaccgttgaatttacatcaaacagtgagtgaccacaaatctcttggacccatgtagtccaagagatcaagaCTAATTGTGTATAATAATGAATCTCTCAAAATGAAATGTGATGCCATAAAAGAATCAGAATCATTACATACCACAAAAACTAAGCTTTTATGTCAAGGCTCTATGATTCTGATTCGATCCTTAAGGAACATACGTCATGTTCAAAGCCAGATTGGTAACTA
The Prunus dulcis chromosome 2, ALMONDv2, whole genome shotgun sequence DNA segment above includes these coding regions:
- the LOC117619658 gene encoding protein yippee-like At4g27745; its protein translation is MEDLAGPRLYGCYKCQNHVCCHDDIVSKDFQASRGRAFLFSHAMNVAVGLTEDRYLITGLHAVADVHCCDCKEMLGWKYVKAYEELQKYKEGKFVLEKFKIVKVNW